A genome region from Mycolicibacterium litorale includes the following:
- a CDS encoding DUF1707 SHOCT-like domain-containing protein: MAVSSSGRPTAGTRAKDSDRNDTCQVLDTALSEGQLSMAEHGERVKAATHAATLGELQALVSDLQTANAPVQLPDLSRPKRRRLPVRAGWGVKAAMAAVLVVLGMCIGWGLYGNTSSPLDFQTDPGAKADGIEPVVLTPPRQLQSLNGLTGLFEQMRQRFGSTMGYELDIRADYASLDRPDPSDNRRQQNYDYRGGWGDPWGSPSTLSSDDRLVDLAKFDYEKTLAVMRGAPDTLGMNRADVTDTWLRIGPSADPATPDLVTVEIVASSDFGTGRIELYPDGSTKAIWPPSS; the protein is encoded by the coding sequence GTGGCAGTGAGCAGCTCAGGGCGGCCGACGGCGGGAACCCGGGCAAAGGACAGCGACCGCAACGACACCTGCCAGGTGCTCGACACCGCGCTCAGCGAAGGGCAACTGTCGATGGCCGAGCACGGCGAGCGGGTCAAAGCCGCCACGCACGCCGCGACGCTGGGCGAACTTCAGGCGCTGGTCTCTGACCTCCAGACGGCCAACGCGCCGGTGCAGCTGCCGGACCTGAGCAGACCGAAGCGGCGGCGCCTGCCGGTGCGGGCGGGGTGGGGCGTCAAGGCGGCGATGGCCGCGGTGCTCGTCGTGTTGGGCATGTGCATCGGCTGGGGCCTCTACGGCAACACCAGTTCGCCGCTGGATTTCCAGACCGACCCCGGCGCCAAAGCCGACGGGATCGAACCCGTCGTGCTGACCCCGCCGCGGCAGCTGCAGTCGCTCAACGGGCTCACCGGGCTGTTCGAGCAGATGCGGCAGCGCTTCGGCAGCACCATGGGCTACGAACTGGACATCCGCGCCGACTACGCCTCACTGGACCGCCCCGACCCATCGGACAACCGGCGCCAGCAGAACTACGACTATCGCGGCGGATGGGGTGACCCCTGGGGCTCGCCCAGCACGCTGAGCAGCGACGACCGGCTGGTGGACCTGGCGAAGTTCGACTACGAGAAGACGCTCGCGGTGATGCGGGGTGCGCCCGACACCCTGGGGATGAACCGCGCCGACGTCACCGACACCTGGCTGCGGATCGGACCGTCGGCCGACCCCGCGACCCCTGACCTCGTCACCGTCGAAATCGTCGCGAGCAGCGACTTCGGCACCGGGCGCATCGAGCTGTACCCGGACGGCAGCACCAAGGCAATCTGGCCACCGAGCAGCTGA
- a CDS encoding DUF5318 domain-containing protein, which translates to MRLQRQVVDYALRRRSLLAEVYSGRTGVSEVCDANPYLLRAAKFHGKQSSVMCPICRKEQLTLVSWVFGDHLGPVSGSARTAEELVLLATKFDEFSVHVVEVCRTCEWNHLVKSYVLGAVRPPKAPRGTRPARKSARTASE; encoded by the coding sequence GTGCGATTGCAGAGACAGGTGGTGGACTACGCGCTTCGGCGCCGCTCCCTGCTGGCTGAGGTCTACTCGGGGCGCACCGGCGTCTCGGAGGTCTGCGACGCCAATCCCTATCTGCTGCGCGCCGCGAAGTTCCACGGCAAGCAGAGCTCGGTGATGTGCCCGATCTGCCGCAAGGAGCAGCTCACGCTGGTGTCCTGGGTGTTCGGGGATCATCTGGGCCCGGTGTCCGGGTCGGCGCGAACCGCCGAGGAGCTGGTTCTGCTGGCCACCAAGTTCGACGAGTTCTCCGTACATGTGGTGGAGGTATGCCGAACCTGTGAATGGAATCACCTGGTGAAGTCCTATGTGCTCGGCGCGGTGCGGCCTCCGAAGGCCCCGCGCGGTACCCGGCCGGCGCGCAAGAGCGCGCGTACGGCGAGTGAATAG
- a CDS encoding PadR family transcriptional regulator — MLELAILGLLLESPMHGYELRKRLTGLLGAFRAFSYGSLYPALRRMQIDGLIVEDAAPAGTVTRRRARRVYQLTDAGKQRFAELVADTGPQNYSDDGFGVHLAFFNRTPAEARMRILEGRRRQVEERREGLREAVARASSSFDRYTRQLHQLGLESSEREVKWLNELIAAERLGQGSPDNT; from the coding sequence GTGCTGGAACTCGCCATTCTCGGTCTGCTGCTCGAATCGCCGATGCACGGCTATGAACTGCGTAAACGCCTGACCGGTCTGCTGGGTGCGTTCCGTGCCTTCTCATACGGTTCGCTGTACCCGGCGCTGCGCCGCATGCAGATCGACGGGCTGATCGTGGAAGACGCCGCCCCGGCCGGCACCGTGACGCGGCGCCGAGCACGACGTGTCTACCAATTGACCGACGCCGGCAAGCAGCGCTTCGCCGAGCTCGTGGCGGACACCGGTCCGCAGAACTACTCCGACGACGGGTTCGGTGTGCATCTCGCCTTCTTCAACCGCACCCCGGCCGAGGCCCGGATGCGGATCCTGGAGGGTCGCCGTCGTCAGGTGGAGGAACGTCGCGAAGGCCTGCGTGAAGCAGTGGCGCGGGCCAGCAGCTCATTCGACCGATACACCCGGCAGCTGCACCAGCTCGGGTTGGAGTCCAGCGAGCGCGAAGTGAAATGGCTCAACGAACTCATCGCGGCGGAACGTCTCGGGCAGGGAAGCCCGGACAACACGTGA